Proteins encoded by one window of Anaerolineales bacterium:
- the cmr4 gene encoding type III-B CRISPR module RAMP protein Cmr4: MNSLVLFFYTESPLHAGTGSSVSTVDLPIQRERATQFPIVQGSGVKGALRSQATDTNEVNTVFGPETNNAADHAGAISVGEARIALFPVRSLVGIFAYVTSPLALSRLGRSLQAVGAQGLPDFTFGALEEDKALRSGKAVDANGHVVLEEFAFAAKEDAKLTKVAQWLAQNAFPAGDAYSYWHEKVQSSLVLLPDNAFRDFVQNSTEIATHVKLEVETKTVAHGALWTTESLPADSLLFSHIVARKPRGSSNRLKTSSDVSNWLTTSVPSGIQLGGDETTGQGMVALRWVK; this comes from the coding sequence ATGAACTCGTTGGTCTTGTTTTTCTATACCGAGTCCCCGCTCCATGCCGGGACGGGATCGAGCGTTTCCACCGTAGACCTGCCCATTCAACGCGAGCGGGCGACGCAGTTTCCTATTGTGCAAGGCAGCGGCGTGAAAGGCGCCTTACGCAGCCAAGCCACAGATACAAACGAGGTGAACACTGTGTTTGGTCCCGAAACGAACAACGCCGCCGATCACGCCGGGGCAATCTCGGTGGGCGAGGCGCGGATCGCGCTCTTTCCGGTGCGTTCATTGGTGGGCATCTTCGCCTATGTGACTAGTCCGCTTGCCCTTTCCCGTTTGGGGCGCTCGTTGCAAGCAGTGGGTGCGCAAGGGCTTCCGGATTTCACCTTTGGCGCGTTGGAGGAAGACAAGGCACTGCGTTCGGGTAAAGCCGTCGATGCCAATGGGCATGTCGTCTTAGAGGAGTTCGCCTTTGCGGCTAAGGAAGACGCCAAACTAACAAAGGTTGCCCAATGGCTGGCGCAGAACGCCTTTCCCGCCGGGGATGCCTACAGCTATTGGCACGAGAAAGTTCAAAGCAGTCTTGTTCTGCTGCCGGATAACGCCTTCCGCGACTTTGTGCAAAACAGCACCGAAATTGCTACCCATGTTAAACTGGAGGTGGAGACAAAAACCGTTGCCCATGGCGCTTTGTGGACAACCGAGTCGCTGCCAGCGGATTCCCTTTTATTCAGTCACATTGTGGCGCGTAAACCACGCGGCAGCAGCAATCGTTTGAAAACCAGCAGTGATGTGTCTAATTGGCTCACCACCTCTGTGCCTTCAGGGATTCAACTAGGCGGTGATGAAACGACGGGGCAGGGCATGGTTGCCTTGCGTTGGGTAAAGTGA
- the cmr3 gene encoding type III-B CRISPR module-associated protein Cmr3, with product MKWLFLEAHDVWMFRESRPFAAGQAFVARSVFPPYPQTIAGVIRTSILEQAGVDFEAYKEGRVDPALIKAIGLPGGNDHFASLGALSLAGPYIARSVKGKVSRLLPAPNDLMQAEDSTTKSLVYSIAAPAVETVPEGVTNLPFDQWHPVSPLAGSDSEGNPFEWKPVEGWLDENDVQAYLKGSTPTTVHKKADLVHTEEKIGLGMAHDIRKAKTGLLYSAEFVRPLTKAPDDQVGLLIGINDEAVKLLTPGVFLIGGEGRSAFYREVPPPPAFPSVRPGRIKVILTTPAYFSGGWYPAEAGWETWVGPDAHLVSALVSKPISISGWDLAQKKPKPMRAFVPAGTVYYFEGAAPFTRPFTETPPGEPDYGAMGYGGFVLSAW from the coding sequence ATGAAGTGGTTGTTCTTAGAAGCGCACGATGTGTGGATGTTCCGTGAATCGCGCCCCTTTGCGGCGGGGCAGGCGTTTGTTGCCCGCAGTGTCTTTCCCCCCTATCCCCAGACGATAGCGGGCGTGATCCGCACCAGCATCCTTGAGCAAGCCGGCGTTGATTTTGAGGCGTACAAGGAGGGTCGTGTTGATCCGGCGCTGATAAAAGCGATTGGGCTGCCCGGAGGTAATGATCATTTCGCTTCGTTAGGGGCGTTGTCCCTTGCCGGACCCTATATCGCACGATCGGTGAAAGGAAAGGTGAGTCGGCTTTTGCCCGCCCCCAACGACCTGATGCAGGCGGAGGACTCAACGACTAAATCACTCGTCTACAGCATTGCCGCACCAGCGGTTGAAACTGTGCCGGAAGGGGTCACCAACCTTCCTTTTGATCAGTGGCATCCTGTCTCCCCACTGGCGGGCAGTGACTCTGAGGGAAATCCCTTTGAGTGGAAGCCAGTGGAGGGGTGGTTGGACGAAAACGACGTACAGGCATATCTAAAAGGCAGCACCCCCACCACCGTTCACAAAAAGGCTGATCTCGTTCACACCGAGGAAAAAATTGGCTTAGGCATGGCGCACGATATCCGCAAAGCAAAGACAGGGCTGCTCTACAGCGCCGAATTCGTCCGTCCGCTAACAAAAGCACCGGATGATCAGGTGGGGCTGCTCATTGGCATCAATGATGAGGCGGTCAAACTCCTGACGCCGGGGGTTTTTCTAATAGGTGGGGAGGGGCGCAGTGCCTTCTACCGCGAAGTGCCGCCGCCGCCAGCCTTTCCCTCGGTACGTCCGGGGCGCATCAAGGTTATTCTGACCACCCCTGCCTATTTTTCCGGGGGGTGGTACCCCGCCGAGGCGGGTTGGGAAACATGGGTTGGTCCAGATGCTCATTTAGTCAGCGCCCTCGTCAGCAAGCCGATTTCCATCAGTGGGTGGGATTTGGCGCAGAAAAAACCGAAACCGATGCGGGCATTCGTCCCCGCTGGCACTGTTTATTACTTTGAGGGGGCAGCGCCCTTCACCCGCCCCTTTACCGAGACGCCGCCCGGTGAACCAGATTACGGCGCTATGGGCTATGGTGGATTTGTCCTGTCCGCGTGGTAA
- the cas10 gene encoding type III-B CRISPR-associated protein Cas10/Cmr2, with translation MTHLYLFQIGPVQSFIAAARRTQDLYVGSRLLSLLARAGIRHAQQRGVTSETMIFPAMDGEGDLPRAIPHRFAFLSEDGTLGAEVEKAIRTYWLEEIVNRVEQWLWDRLGDGEWTNRFKAQTKDWLECFWVCVPYDPQEHGNSYTQASKALAIRRQLRNFTQLDDVAEFKCTLTGAGAALSNDGKFWDTLRNAETLKRYWSPDGRDDHMVIRKNEQLGALALIKRVGQWAVPDLRGEDGTIEGIADVERVARAGAPPPKKDEETPLYLAVLHMDGDRMGKTLSQCRTKAKHQEISYNLAVFAQQSVPDIVTEHKGVLIYAGGDDVLALLPLKTALPCANKLRLALAEVMNGAVTASAGIALMKTHLPLDSVMDEARAAEKSAKNDFGRDAVVIRDSRSTAIRAMGAKWDQISGLMEQLQRAFDREQDWLSSSIGYDILTIAEAFPTQGNTALPPEAREAELRRLLKRRISSKAGDMKERINDLAPQLAALGEAQGWDRLGAWLILARLLASGGVRS, from the coding sequence ATGACCCATTTGTACCTGTTCCAAATTGGACCCGTGCAGTCTTTCATTGCCGCCGCGCGGCGCACCCAGGATTTGTACGTCGGCAGCCGCTTGCTCAGCCTGCTTGCCCGTGCTGGCATTCGCCATGCCCAACAGCGCGGGGTCACCAGCGAGACGATGATTTTCCCGGCGATGGATGGGGAGGGCGACCTTCCCCGTGCTATTCCGCATCGCTTCGCCTTCCTCAGTGAGGATGGCACACTGGGCGCAGAGGTGGAGAAAGCAATCCGCACCTATTGGCTTGAGGAGATTGTCAACCGCGTAGAGCAGTGGTTGTGGGATCGCTTGGGGGATGGCGAATGGACAAATCGCTTCAAGGCACAGACGAAGGACTGGCTGGAATGCTTCTGGGTGTGTGTTCCGTATGATCCCCAAGAGCATGGAAACTCTTACACACAGGCATCAAAGGCACTGGCGATCCGCCGCCAACTGCGGAATTTCACCCAGTTGGACGATGTGGCGGAATTCAAATGCACCCTCACGGGGGCAGGGGCAGCACTTTCCAACGATGGCAAGTTCTGGGATACCCTCCGTAATGCGGAGACTCTAAAGCGTTATTGGAGTCCTGATGGCAGGGATGATCATATGGTCATCCGCAAAAATGAGCAGCTTGGGGCGCTGGCGCTGATCAAGCGCGTGGGGCAGTGGGCTGTCCCTGATCTGCGTGGTGAAGATGGCACCATTGAAGGCATTGCCGATGTGGAACGTGTTGCCCGTGCTGGTGCGCCGCCGCCTAAAAAAGACGAGGAGACACCGCTCTACCTCGCTGTGCTGCATATGGACGGGGATCGCATGGGAAAAACGCTTTCCCAATGCCGAACAAAAGCCAAACATCAGGAAATTTCCTATAATCTTGCCGTCTTTGCTCAACAGTCTGTTCCCGACATTGTTACCGAACACAAGGGCGTGCTGATTTACGCCGGGGGCGATGATGTTTTGGCACTTTTGCCGCTGAAGACGGCGCTCCCTTGCGCCAATAAACTGCGCCTTGCTCTTGCCGAAGTAATGAACGGGGCAGTCACCGCTAGTGCTGGCATTGCCCTCATGAAAACGCACCTCCCCCTTGATAGTGTCATGGATGAAGCGCGGGCAGCGGAAAAGAGCGCCAAAAATGACTTTGGGCGCGATGCGGTGGTCATTCGGGACAGCCGCTCCACTGCGATCCGAGCGATGGGCGCTAAGTGGGATCAGATCAGCGGCTTGATGGAACAATTGCAACGTGCCTTTGATCGCGAACAGGACTGGCTTTCATCCAGCATTGGCTATGACATCTTGACCATTGCTGAGGCATTTCCAACGCAAGGGAACACTGCCCTACCTCCCGAAGCACGGGAAGCGGAACTGCGCCGCCTGTTGAAACGCCGCATCAGCAGCAAAGCAGGGGATATGAAAGAGCGGATCAATGATCTTGCCCCTCAACTTGCCGCACTTGGCGAGGCGCAGGGATGGGATCGCTTGGGCGCTTGGTTGATCTTGGCGCGGCTGCTTGCCTCAGGAGGGGTACGCTCATGA
- the cmr1 gene encoding type III-B CRISPR module RAMP protein Cmr1, whose product MASENHPLGITSPLFLYGAYQQEPELRAASVRGQLRYWFRAIEGAKDANLETLRERERNVFGSTERGSQVSIRLYEMNRLETVETSMLPHRSNGKSLAKAFKQGQTFDLQVVTRPGVKIPNAFQRALYTWFLLGGLGKRSRRMFGAFNVNNRDNVNNREIVDFSSADKLIASMEYYLQSFIKNSPSQSVPPPPFPTLHPQHSWVIVGKTTEYREWQPLMIDLFQKLLRTEKYRNAERNFGYAMQGRRASPLIAQMRKVGKHYIPILTVMRSEVQRSPIDWKVLNNFMRDATELWDGETVWGGELK is encoded by the coding sequence ATGGCATCCGAAAATCATCCGTTGGGGATAACGTCACCCCTTTTTCTCTATGGGGCATATCAACAAGAGCCGGAACTGCGTGCCGCCTCTGTGCGGGGGCAGCTTCGCTACTGGTTTCGCGCCATTGAAGGGGCGAAGGACGCCAACTTAGAAACGCTCCGTGAGCGGGAAAGAAACGTGTTCGGCTCTACGGAGCGGGGATCGCAGGTGTCCATTCGCCTGTATGAAATGAACCGCCTAGAAACCGTTGAGACATCCATGCTCCCCCACCGCAGCAATGGAAAATCGCTAGCAAAGGCATTTAAACAGGGGCAAACGTTCGATCTTCAGGTGGTCACCCGTCCCGGCGTAAAGATCCCCAATGCCTTCCAGCGGGCGCTCTATACATGGTTTTTGTTGGGAGGGCTTGGCAAGCGTTCACGGCGCATGTTTGGGGCGTTTAATGTCAATAATCGCGATAATGTCAATAATCGCGAGATCGTGGATTTTTCCTCTGCCGATAAGCTAATCGCGTCTATGGAATATTACCTTCAGAGTTTCATCAAGAATTCCCCTTCACAAAGCGTCCCACCCCCACCCTTTCCCACCCTACATCCTCAGCATAGTTGGGTGATTGTGGGCAAGACAACCGAGTATAGGGAATGGCAGCCCTTGATGATCGATTTGTTCCAAAAGCTGCTCCGCACAGAGAAATACCGCAACGCTGAGCGGAATTTTGGTTACGCCATGCAGGGGCGGCGTGCCTCGCCCTTGATCGCCCAGATGCGCAAAGTTGGGAAGCACTATATCCCTATCCTTACCGTGATGCGCTCTGAAGTTCAGAGATCGCCCATTGATTGGAAGGTGCTAAACAATTTTATGCGCGATGCGACTGAGCTTTGGGATGGGGAGACCGTATGGGGAGGTGAATTGAAATGA
- a CDS encoding putative CRISPR-associated protein translates to MSANCLISTVGTSLFANIKGQFNEGNGISKETHDILKEHLAAKQWSRLASELVKIPPAARICGAEINSIDEAVRRGRVTLNHLCFLVSDTEDGKNMGKLLENYYIERGLKDIQSVDSYPIEGLQDENPARFRTFGLRNLVRQIGDLVEKYGAERIIIDATGGYKAQIAIAVVFGQALSIPVLYRHERFSEIITIPPMPISFDYSILGENAGLLARFERNDTLTLNEIHELDDKIRVLLEEYEIDGENVFGLGAVGQIYLTGFRAAYPRDRQLPPVKDGEKTPPRFRDDHYPNGFKPFVEKVCREVAWIKTAHSLPYHKQKAIKGDFYAYEGKLVGTYRNDYGARFEILTSVESPTAEQLAWAADQLNQLYWEQ, encoded by the coding sequence ATGTCCGCAAATTGCCTAATCAGCACCGTTGGAACAAGCCTTTTTGCCAATATCAAAGGGCAATTCAATGAAGGGAACGGAATTTCAAAAGAAACCCACGACATATTGAAGGAACACTTAGCCGCAAAACAGTGGTCGCGGCTTGCCAGCGAACTAGTCAAAATTCCGCCAGCGGCACGCATTTGCGGCGCAGAGATCAACTCCATTGACGAGGCAGTGAGGCGCGGACGGGTCACCTTAAACCATCTTTGTTTTCTAGTCTCGGATACCGAAGATGGCAAAAACATGGGCAAGCTCCTAGAGAATTACTACATCGAACGCGGTCTCAAGGACATCCAAAGCGTGGATTCTTATCCTATTGAAGGGCTTCAGGATGAAAACCCCGCACGGTTCAGGACATTTGGGCTGCGGAACTTGGTGAGGCAAATTGGGGATTTGGTTGAGAAATATGGCGCCGAGAGGATCATCATTGACGCCACTGGCGGCTACAAGGCGCAAATCGCTATTGCCGTTGTTTTTGGGCAGGCATTAAGTATTCCTGTCCTGTACCGGCATGAGCGTTTTTCTGAGATCATCACCATTCCACCGATGCCGATCTCCTTTGATTACAGCATCTTGGGGGAGAATGCTGGGTTACTTGCCCGTTTTGAGCGCAACGACACGCTCACCCTGAATGAGATTCACGAACTTGACGACAAGATTCGTGTGCTGCTTGAAGAATACGAAATTGATGGCGAGAATGTCTTTGGATTAGGCGCTGTTGGGCAAATTTACCTGACCGGGTTTCGGGCGGCCTACCCTCGTGACCGTCAACTGCCGCCCGTCAAAGATGGAGAAAAAACGCCCCCTCGCTTCCGTGATGATCACTACCCCAATGGCTTCAAACCATTTGTCGAAAAAGTCTGTCGAGAGGTGGCATGGATCAAAACCGCCCATTCGCTCCCCTATCACAAACAAAAAGCCATCAAAGGGGATTTCTATGCCTACGAAGGGAAACTTGTTGGCACATACCGGAACGATTATGGCGCTCGGTTTGAAATCCTCACGAGTGTGGAATCACCCACTGCTGAGCAATTGGCATGGGCAGCCGATCAATTGAATCAACTGTACTGGGAGCAGTGA
- a CDS encoding chloride channel protein has protein sequence MSERINLDTQAENVSARSANLRLVYLSVLAAIIGVIAGVVAFFLVSLIGLISNLVFYQRVATEIPDLAKHNLGILVIIVPVIGGVIIGVMAKYGSSKIRGHGIPEAMEAVRINNSKIKPHVALLKPLSAAVAIGTGGPFGAEGPIIQTGGAIGSIMGQFIHVTAAERKVLLACGAAAGMAATFSTPIAAVILAIELLLFEFKARSFIPLVIASTLATTVHLGLIGRGPMFTVSPLDFGIPSGLPFYIILGLICGVFAVGHSKILYWVEDLFERLPIDSMWWPAIGGLALGVIGYFVPQVLGVGYQTISGILNNQFSIAVLLGLIIFKSIVLYITLGSGTSGGLLAPTFLVGAALGASFALLVNALIPSANLSPGAYALVGMAAVFGAASRATFSFIIFAFEITRDYNAILPLMLVCVIADLVALQFMRNSIMTEKLARRGLRIHQEYEADVMQQVLVSEVMDRNAPYVSSTMPLAELAERIATGDAQLTHRQGISLIDSEGSLVGIITRGDILRGLERNDSTALTVLDAGTRTLLVAYPDETIHTALSKMLQNDIGRLPVVGRENPRKLLGYLGRADILGARLKRLHEENVREPGWLYRASSKA, from the coding sequence ATGTCCGAGCGCATAAATCTTGACACGCAGGCCGAGAATGTGTCTGCACGCAGCGCTAATTTGCGCCTTGTCTATCTATCCGTACTCGCGGCCATCATTGGCGTCATCGCCGGGGTCGTCGCGTTTTTTCTGGTATCGCTCATTGGGTTGATCAGCAACCTCGTCTTTTATCAGCGAGTGGCTACCGAAATCCCCGACCTGGCGAAACACAACCTCGGAATATTGGTCATCATCGTCCCTGTCATCGGGGGAGTAATCATTGGGGTGATGGCGAAATATGGATCATCGAAAATTCGCGGTCATGGGATACCGGAAGCAATGGAGGCTGTGCGCATCAACAACAGCAAAATTAAGCCGCATGTCGCGCTCCTCAAACCGCTCTCGGCAGCAGTTGCTATCGGCACTGGCGGGCCGTTTGGGGCTGAAGGGCCAATCATTCAGACGGGGGGCGCAATTGGCTCAATCATGGGACAGTTCATTCATGTGACCGCCGCCGAACGAAAAGTACTGCTCGCTTGTGGTGCGGCAGCGGGCATGGCAGCGACCTTCAGCACCCCTATCGCGGCAGTCATCCTAGCGATTGAACTGCTTTTGTTTGAATTCAAAGCACGCTCATTCATCCCGCTGGTCATTGCTAGCACGCTTGCCACCACCGTGCATTTGGGGTTGATCGGGCGTGGGCCTATGTTCACGGTCAGCCCGCTTGATTTTGGAATTCCCTCTGGCCTGCCCTTCTACATCATCCTTGGGTTGATCTGCGGTGTTTTTGCGGTTGGTCATAGCAAAATCCTCTACTGGGTAGAAGACCTGTTCGAGCGCCTGCCCATTGATTCGATGTGGTGGCCGGCAATCGGTGGATTGGCGCTGGGGGTCATCGGCTATTTTGTGCCGCAAGTACTGGGCGTTGGCTATCAAACAATTTCTGGCATCCTGAATAACCAATTCTCCATCGCCGTGCTGCTCGGCCTGATCATATTCAAGAGCATCGTCCTCTACATCACACTCGGCTCAGGGACATCCGGCGGGCTTCTAGCGCCCACCTTTCTCGTTGGGGCGGCACTGGGCGCTTCGTTTGCTTTGTTGGTTAACGCGCTCATCCCAAGCGCAAATCTATCTCCCGGCGCCTATGCCCTGGTGGGTATGGCTGCCGTCTTTGGTGCGGCCTCCCGTGCAACCTTCTCCTTCATCATTTTTGCTTTTGAAATCACACGTGACTACAACGCTATTTTGCCGTTGATGCTCGTCTGTGTGATCGCCGATCTGGTTGCCTTGCAATTCATGCGCAATTCAATCATGACGGAAAAGCTGGCGCGGCGCGGTTTACGCATTCATCAAGAATACGAAGCGGATGTCATGCAGCAGGTTCTCGTTTCCGAAGTCATGGATCGCAACGCACCCTATGTTTCCAGCACGATGCCGCTTGCGGAATTAGCCGAACGTATCGCAACCGGAGATGCGCAGTTGACGCATCGCCAGGGGATTAGCCTTATTGATTCAGAGGGCAGCCTTGTTGGGATCATCACACGGGGGGATATTCTGCGCGGGCTGGAACGAAACGACAGCACGGCGCTGACCGTCCTTGATGCGGGCACGCGCACATTATTAGTCGCCTATCCCGACGAAACCATACACACGGCCTTAAGCAAAATGCTTCAAAACGATATTGGACGCCTTCCCGTCGTTGGCCGCGAAAACCCCCGAAAACTGCTCGGCTATTTAGGCCGTGCAGATATTCTTGGGGCAAGGTTGAAGCGCCTTCACGAGGAAAATGTGCGCGAACCAGGGTGGCTGTATCGCGCCTCATCCAAAGCGTAA
- a CDS encoding zinc ribbon domain-containing protein, with translation MAKSEQRTLLSSDGELNLGEQSEVVYCNACGTANATSAAFCRKCGHNLEEQEADMVGVAALGSRLGIGGKAKHDQEAAPVRRRNPGEDLPVQITTLVGVAAMSITAFIRDQGVAVIPILIAWMIAEIARSQSKQPIGGVNVPINVTLVCIVTALSMAALITGQGAAVILISIVWMILEIIRSQTPA, from the coding sequence ATGGCAAAATCTGAGCAGCGGACGCTTCTGAGCAGCGATGGCGAATTAAACCTTGGGGAGCAGTCCGAGGTGGTCTATTGCAACGCCTGTGGCACGGCAAACGCTACCAGCGCGGCATTTTGCCGCAAATGTGGGCATAACCTTGAAGAACAAGAAGCCGATATGGTGGGCGTTGCCGCGCTTGGCTCGCGGCTTGGCATAGGGGGGAAGGCAAAGCACGATCAGGAGGCTGCCCCCGTCCGCCGCCGCAACCCGGGCGAAGACCTTCCTGTGCAGATTACGACGCTTGTCGGGGTGGCGGCAATGTCCATCACCGCCTTCATCCGTGATCAAGGCGTGGCGGTGATCCCAATCCTCATTGCGTGGATGATTGCCGAAATCGCCCGCAGCCAAAGCAAACAACCGATTGGTGGGGTCAATGTCCCGATCAACGTGACGCTCGTGTGTATCGTCACCGCTCTGTCGATGGCGGCGCTGATCACCGGTCAGGGCGCGGCGGTGATTCTGATCTCGATTGTTTGGATGATCCTCGAAATCATCCGCTCGCAGACACCCGCATAG
- a CDS encoding Na+/H+ antiporter subunit E has translation MRNLLLVNLLLALLWAAFQQLRPIDIVGGFIIGYLLLWLLSGVSPEARSYTLRLGRWIGFIFYYLWLLATSTLDVARWVFRDRRTMKPGIIALPLDAETDLEIVLLNSLLSMTPGTLGVDISPDRRVLYVHCINVPDPAHMKQSIKDGLERRLLQTLR, from the coding sequence ATGAGAAATCTGCTGCTGGTGAACCTCCTATTGGCGCTGTTGTGGGCGGCGTTTCAGCAACTCCGCCCGATTGATATTGTGGGCGGCTTTATCATTGGCTATCTCTTGTTGTGGCTGTTGTCCGGGGTCTCCCCAGAAGCACGCAGTTACACGCTACGCCTAGGGCGCTGGATTGGGTTTATTTTCTATTATTTGTGGCTGCTGGCAACCTCTACATTGGATGTGGCGCGATGGGTGTTCCGTGACCGAAGGACGATGAAACCCGGGATCATTGCCCTGCCGCTGGACGCCGAAACCGATTTGGAGATCGTCCTTTTGAACAGCCTACTCAGCATGACTCCCGGCACGTTGGGGGTGGATATCTCCCCAGATCGGCGGGTGCTGTATGTCCATTGCATCAATGTGCCTGATCCGGCACATATGAAGCAGAGCATCAAAGATGGGTTGGAGCGGCGCTTGTTGCAGACCTTGCGCTAA
- a CDS encoding Na+/H+ antiporter subunit D codes for MGRMNNPLVILPLLIPLGIGISGLIRDRAQRQVVAIVGFGVNLAACLWLLYRVGEAGIQRSIMGAYDAPYGIAIVIDPLSAIMITITAIIAFTGAIYSAASIDANRQRFAFFPLLAFLIMGINLAFITGDLFTLYVSFEVMLMASFVLLTLGGERGQIAGGLKYVTLNLISSMIFLTTIGLTYAVVGTLNLAHLAERIAAANSSTPGITTVIAALFLIAFGIKAAVFPLFFWLPASYHTPPVAVTAILGALLTKVGVYSMWRVVALCFPRDLVYLQPALQVVAALTMITGVLGAIAQTDVRRLLSFHIISQIGYLLMGIALFTPTALSGAIFFMVHVILAKTALFFIAGAVYQQRGTYNLTKLGNVAKSHPYTALVFLIAAFSLAGIPPLAGFWAKMAILRAGLEAGQYGLVAVGFVVSLLTFYSMIKIWDECYWKPLPENAPIPRGSAPWTRRVTMGVATTLVVLMIVVGLFADSLFAASDSAAAVVINHQTYIRAVMPEVIP; via the coding sequence ATGGGAAGAATGAATAACCCACTGGTTATCCTCCCTTTGCTCATTCCCTTGGGGATTGGTATCTCTGGCCTGATTCGGGATCGGGCGCAGCGGCAGGTGGTTGCCATCGTCGGTTTTGGAGTCAACCTTGCCGCTTGTCTTTGGCTGCTCTATCGCGTTGGTGAGGCGGGCATTCAGCGCTCGATCATGGGCGCATACGACGCTCCCTACGGAATCGCTATCGTGATCGACCCGCTGAGCGCGATCATGATCACGATCACCGCCATCATTGCCTTCACCGGCGCAATTTACAGCGCGGCGTCGATAGACGCTAACCGCCAGCGCTTTGCCTTTTTCCCCCTACTCGCCTTCCTCATTATGGGGATCAACCTCGCCTTCATCACGGGCGACTTGTTCACGCTCTATGTCTCGTTCGAGGTGATGCTTATGGCGTCCTTCGTCTTGTTGACGCTCGGCGGTGAACGGGGGCAGATTGCTGGTGGCTTGAAGTATGTCACCTTGAATCTGATCAGTTCGATGATCTTCCTGACGACGATAGGTCTGACCTATGCCGTCGTTGGGACGCTGAACCTTGCCCATCTTGCTGAACGGATAGCCGCAGCAAACAGCAGTACACCCGGAATTACAACGGTGATCGCGGCGCTGTTTTTGATTGCTTTTGGGATCAAGGCGGCAGTCTTTCCCTTGTTCTTTTGGCTGCCGGCGTCTTACCACACGCCGCCGGTTGCCGTCACCGCCATTTTGGGAGCGCTGCTGACGAAAGTTGGCGTGTATTCAATGTGGCGGGTGGTGGCGCTGTGCTTCCCGCGTGACCTCGTGTACCTTCAGCCTGCCTTACAGGTGGTGGCTGCGCTGACGATGATCACCGGCGTTCTCGGCGCAATTGCCCAAACAGATGTACGGCGGCTGCTCTCGTTCCACATCATCAGCCAGATTGGGTATCTTCTGATGGGTATCGCCCTTTTTACGCCCACTGCGCTTTCTGGGGCGATCTTCTTCATGGTGCATGTCATTTTGGCAAAGACGGCACTCTTTTTCATTGCCGGGGCAGTTTACCAGCAGCGGGGAACGTATAACCTGACCAAGTTGGGGAATGTGGCAAAATCGCACCCCTATACGGCGCTTGTCTTTCTGATTGCCGCCTTCTCGCTGGCGGGGATTCCCCCCTTAGCGGGCTTTTGGGCGAAGATGGCGATTCTGCGGGCGGGTTTGGAGGCGGGGCAGTATGGCTTAGTTGCTGTTGGCTTTGTCGTCAGTTTGCTCACCTTCTACTCGATGATCAAAATTTGGGATGAGTGCTACTGGAAGCCCCTCCCCGAAAATGCGCCGATCCCACGCGGTTCTGCCCCCTGGACACGGCGGGTGACGATGGGCGTGGCGACAACCTTGGTTGTCTTGATGATTGTTGTGGGGCTGTTTGCTGATTCGCTCTTTGCCGCCTCAGATTCGGCGGCGGCAGTGGTGATTAACCATCAGACATACATTCGGGCGGTCATGCCGGAGGTAATTCCATGA
- a CDS encoding NADH-quinone oxidoreductase subunit K: MLLIFALTVGALMATGLYIMLRRSFVRLVVGLSLLTYGANLFLFSMGDLSKRGLPIVDMGSPETMADPLPSALILTAIVISFGVMAFTLTLAYRASQVARGDDLDALVDREWEE; this comes from the coding sequence ATGCTTTTGATTTTTGCCCTGACGGTGGGTGCGCTGATGGCGACGGGACTCTATATCATGCTGCGGCGCAGTTTCGTCCGCCTGGTTGTCGGGCTTTCCCTGCTCACCTATGGGGCAAATCTATTTTTGTTTTCGATGGGCGACCTTAGCAAGCGCGGGCTGCCCATTGTTGATATGGGATCACCAGAGACAATGGCTGATCCGCTCCCCTCCGCCTTAATTTTGACAGCAATTGTGATCAGCTTTGGTGTCATGGCGTTCACCCTCACGCTTGCTTACCGTGCGAGTCAGGTGGCACGAGGCGACGATCTGGATGCTCTAGTGGATCGGGAATGGGAAGAATGA